The Petrocella atlantisensis genome has a window encoding:
- a CDS encoding TRAP transporter large permease, whose protein sequence is MTQVLLVAIFVIFIAIGVPISYVIGIVAFAGVLLIPNLGGIVVFMKMFTGLSSFVLLAIPLFILAANLMNHGSISKRLIDFSNALVGHRRGGLAHANIMVSMIFAGVSGSSQADTAGVGKVLIPKMEESGYDKGTAVGVTAASSTLGSIIPPSITMVVFAGIANVSTGKLFLVGLVPGIVLGLSMMFMVYLISKKKNFPRYEKVSLKETFKLFLSSFPALLTPVIIIGGIVTGAYTATEAAAFACVYALIIGMFVYKTIKVRDLPDIVKQTLKLSSLSLFALSTANALGELLGYYNVSTKAANFFAQIPGGAPVFMLVVVAFFLFIGTFMDAVPAMILFVPVILPGALALGVDPTHLGLIVVMTLALGLVTPPYGLCLLIAGSISNLDLESSFKGVLPYFLIALVMLIIMAVTPDLVMAIPKMISPTYF, encoded by the coding sequence TCTTATTGGTTGCAATTTTTGTAATCTTTATTGCCATTGGAGTACCAATATCCTATGTAATTGGTATTGTAGCTTTTGCAGGCGTATTATTGATACCTAATCTTGGCGGTATCGTTGTTTTTATGAAAATGTTTACGGGGCTAAGCTCCTTTGTATTACTGGCAATACCCTTATTTATTCTGGCAGCGAATCTCATGAACCATGGATCCATCTCAAAAAGGTTAATTGATTTTTCGAATGCTTTAGTAGGACATAGGCGAGGTGGTTTGGCCCATGCCAATATTATGGTATCCATGATCTTTGCAGGCGTGTCCGGATCTTCTCAAGCAGATACAGCCGGTGTCGGTAAAGTCTTGATTCCCAAAATGGAAGAAAGTGGCTACGATAAAGGTACAGCAGTTGGTGTAACCGCAGCCTCTTCAACCCTTGGAAGTATCATACCACCAAGTATTACCATGGTTGTATTTGCAGGTATTGCCAATGTTTCCACAGGCAAACTCTTCTTAGTTGGTCTTGTGCCTGGTATTGTACTGGGTCTATCCATGATGTTCATGGTCTATCTGATCAGTAAGAAAAAGAATTTTCCAAGGTATGAAAAAGTATCACTCAAAGAAACCTTCAAATTATTTTTAAGCAGTTTTCCGGCATTACTCACACCGGTTATTATCATTGGTGGGATTGTAACCGGCGCTTATACGGCTACAGAAGCAGCAGCATTTGCCTGTGTCTATGCCTTGATTATTGGTATGTTTGTGTATAAAACCATAAAAGTAAGGGACTTGCCGGACATCGTCAAGCAGACCTTAAAGCTAAGTTCTCTTTCCCTATTTGCCCTTAGTACGGCCAATGCTCTTGGTGAGTTGTTGGGCTATTACAATGTATCCACAAAAGCAGCCAACTTTTTTGCACAGATACCAGGTGGAGCACCGGTATTTATGTTGGTGGTGGTTGCATTTTTCTTATTCATTGGGACCTTTATGGATGCGGTACCGGCTATGATTTTGTTTGTACCGGTTATACTTCCGGGTGCTCTAGCCCTTGGTGTTGATCCAACCCATCTTGGCTTAATTGTAGTTATGACGTTGGCCCTTGGTCTCGTAACACCGCCTTACGGTTTGTGTCTACTGATTGCAGGCTCCATTTCGAATCTTGATTTGGAATCTTCGTTTAAAGGTGTATTACCCTATTTTTTAATCGCACTGGTAATGTTAATTATAATGGCGGTAACACCGGATTTGGTTATGGCCATTCCTAAGATGATCAGTCCGACCTATTTCTAG
- the cls gene encoding cardiolipin synthase, whose amino-acid sequence MITYIATFTQNYTIVLILNLIFSIIIISLERKNPISALAWLFFMTMLPGIGFFFYLLLAQNISKRKIFKYTYEESAAYNFVLDKQRLAFEKGLFNYKDPDMDMYRDSIIFHNKLSEASFTQNNDITIFTKGQTKFDHLIDEMKEAKSHIHLQYYIVKNDMLSTHIFDICKQKASEGVEVRFLIDHIGGRHLPKSTIKDLRDSGCEVYFFFPSFFKYFNLKANYRNHRKIAVIDGHIGYVGGFNIGMEYLGLRKRFGKWRDTHIRIVGDAVIQLQIRFLLDWRSASKKHIIDIANYIKYNKEQPGDAGIQIVSSGPDSINQQIKQGYIKMINSARKYIYIQTPYFVPDESVIEALKIAVVSGVDLRIMFPNKPDHPFVYWATYSFIGELLMYGAKAYIYDDGFIHTKAIIVDDAISSVGTCNFDIRSFRLNFEVNAFIYDKPTSQALRTIFNQDILVSRELTLDDYMHRSFFIKVKESISRLFSPVL is encoded by the coding sequence ATGATTACATATATAGCAACATTCACCCAGAACTATACCATTGTGCTCATACTGAACCTAATTTTTTCCATCATTATTATATCCCTTGAACGAAAGAACCCCATTTCGGCGCTAGCTTGGTTGTTCTTTATGACTATGTTGCCCGGTATTGGTTTCTTTTTCTACCTTTTATTAGCACAAAATATTTCAAAGCGAAAAATCTTCAAATACACCTATGAAGAATCTGCTGCTTACAACTTTGTCTTGGATAAACAACGCTTAGCTTTTGAAAAAGGACTATTTAATTACAAAGATCCTGATATGGATATGTATCGTGATAGTATTATTTTTCATAATAAGTTAAGCGAAGCCTCTTTTACTCAAAATAATGACATTACCATTTTCACGAAAGGTCAAACAAAGTTTGACCATTTGATTGATGAAATGAAAGAAGCTAAATCTCATATTCATCTTCAATACTACATAGTAAAAAATGATATGCTTTCTACACATATTTTTGATATATGCAAGCAAAAAGCAAGTGAGGGTGTAGAAGTCAGATTCCTAATTGATCATATCGGTGGACGTCATTTACCTAAGTCCACAATTAAAGATTTAAGGGATTCCGGATGTGAAGTATATTTCTTCTTCCCTTCCTTTTTCAAGTACTTCAATCTAAAGGCTAATTATCGTAATCATAGAAAGATTGCTGTTATAGACGGGCATATTGGTTATGTTGGCGGTTTTAACATTGGGATGGAATATCTCGGACTCCGAAAACGCTTTGGCAAATGGCGTGATACCCATATTAGAATCGTGGGCGATGCTGTTATTCAACTACAAATCCGCTTTCTTCTTGATTGGCGTAGTGCATCCAAAAAACATATCATTGATATTGCAAACTATATCAAATACAATAAAGAACAACCTGGTGATGCTGGCATTCAGATTGTGAGCAGCGGCCCTGATTCTATCAATCAACAGATCAAGCAAGGCTACATTAAGATGATTAACAGTGCAAGAAAATATATCTATATACAAACACCCTACTTTGTCCCTGATGAAAGCGTTATTGAAGCCTTGAAAATAGCTGTTGTATCCGGTGTTGACTTAAGAATTATGTTTCCTAATAAACCAGACCACCCTTTTGTATACTGGGCCACCTATTCTTTTATTGGCGAACTTCTAATGTATGGTGCGAAAGCCTATATCTATGATGACGGTTTTATCCATACAAAGGCAATTATAGTCGATGATGCCATAAGTTCCGTCGGCACTTGTAACTTTGATATTCGAAGCTTTAGACTTAATTTCGAAGTAAATGCTTTCATTTATGATAAGCCCACCTCGCAAGCATTAAGAACCATCTTCAACCAAGATATTCTTGTTTCTAGAGAGCTTACTCTTGATGACTACATGCATCGATCGTTCTTTATTAAAGTAAAAGAGTCTATTTCCAGACTTTTTTCACCTGTACTATAA
- the argH gene encoding argininosuccinate lyase: MKLWGGRFAKSTNVMVDDFNSSIRFDERLYKHDIIGSIAHVTMLAKQNIISAEDMAVIKSGLEDLLDDIESGKVAFDIHEEDIHMNLEKLLIDKVGQVGKKLHTGRSRNDQVALDIRLFMRDELVLVDDMIVNLQEIILDMAAEHLDTIMPSYTHLQKAQPITLAHHLMAYFEMLKRDRSRLEDAKIRMNQLPLGAGALATTTYPLDRYFVADLLGFDGICLNSMDAVSDRDFLIEILAAFSVMMMHLSRFCEEIILWCSNEFQFIELDDAYSTGSSIMPQKKNPDIAELVRGKTGRVYGSLMSLLTTMKALPLAYNKDMQEDKEVTFDALDTVKMCLPIFSDMLRTARINKKNMYDGAGGGFTNATDAADYLVKKGMAFRDAHEVIGKLVLYCLNHQKTLESLTLDEYQNLSKVFENDIYEAISLEACVNKRQVIGGPAKEVMEEVIAINRTYLGMTL, translated from the coding sequence ATGAAATTATGGGGCGGAAGATTCGCAAAAAGCACCAATGTCATGGTGGATGACTTTAACTCATCCATTCGTTTCGATGAACGCTTGTACAAACACGACATTATAGGTAGCATTGCTCACGTAACCATGTTAGCCAAACAAAACATCATCTCAGCTGAGGATATGGCTGTTATCAAATCCGGCTTAGAAGACCTTTTAGATGACATTGAGTCCGGCAAAGTTGCTTTTGACATTCATGAAGAAGATATTCATATGAACCTTGAAAAACTTCTCATCGACAAGGTTGGACAAGTGGGTAAAAAATTGCATACTGGCCGCAGTCGTAATGACCAAGTTGCACTGGATATAAGACTTTTTATGCGTGATGAGCTGGTATTGGTGGATGATATGATTGTGAACCTTCAAGAAATAATTCTTGATATGGCAGCAGAACATCTAGATACCATCATGCCAAGCTATACCCATTTACAAAAGGCGCAACCAATAACCTTAGCACATCATTTGATGGCCTACTTTGAAATGCTCAAGCGAGATCGTAGCCGTTTAGAAGATGCAAAAATCAGAATGAATCAACTACCTCTTGGTGCCGGTGCACTTGCCACCACAACTTATCCGTTAGATCGCTATTTTGTGGCTGATCTGTTAGGATTTGACGGGATTTGTTTAAACAGCATGGATGCAGTAAGTGACAGGGATTTCTTAATTGAAATACTGGCTGCATTTTCTGTCATGATGATGCATCTAAGCCGATTTTGCGAAGAGATTATTCTATGGTGTTCTAACGAGTTTCAATTCATTGAGTTAGATGATGCTTATAGCACCGGTAGTAGCATTATGCCGCAAAAAAAGAATCCAGATATCGCCGAACTGGTCCGTGGCAAAACCGGACGGGTTTACGGCTCTCTTATGAGTCTACTTACTACAATGAAGGCGCTTCCACTGGCTTATAACAAAGATATGCAAGAAGATAAAGAGGTTACATTTGATGCCTTGGATACAGTCAAAATGTGTTTACCTATTTTCTCTGACATGTTACGAACAGCTCGTATCAATAAAAAAAATATGTATGATGGTGCCGGTGGTGGCTTTACCAATGCCACCGATGCCGCTGATTACCTCGTAAAAAAAGGCATGGCTTTTAGAGATGCTCATGAAGTCATTGGGAAATTGGTGCTCTATTGTCTTAATCATCAAAAGACATTGGAGTCATTGACACTGGATGAATACCAAAACCTCTCCAAAGTTTTTGAGAACGATATTTATGAAGCCATTTCTTTAGAAGCCTGTGTAAACAAAAGACAGGTGATTGGCGGACCTGCCAAAGAAGTCATGGAAGAAGTCATCGCAATAAATAGAACGTACTTAGGTATGACACTTTAA
- a CDS encoding DUF2177 family protein, whose product MYYLKIFIVTFSIFIIIDLIWLGLVAKNFYSKHLGYIMAPQPNWPVAIIFYMLFVVGMMVFVLLPALSSSSMSHALLYGMLFGFFTYATYDLTNWATLKDWPWFLSIVDIIWGSSLGALTSSISYYVLKYMFKL is encoded by the coding sequence ATGTATTATCTGAAAATATTTATCGTAACTTTTTCTATCTTTATTATTATAGATTTGATTTGGCTCGGTTTGGTCGCTAAAAATTTTTACAGCAAGCATTTAGGATACATAATGGCACCACAGCCCAACTGGCCTGTGGCTATCATTTTCTATATGTTGTTTGTAGTCGGCATGATGGTATTCGTCCTTCTTCCGGCTCTTAGTTCAAGTAGTATGAGTCATGCATTATTGTACGGCATGCTTTTCGGATTCTTTACCTATGCAACTTATGATTTGACCAATTGGGCTACTCTAAAAGATTGGCCATGGTTTCTTAGTATTGTCGATATTATTTGGGGGTCATCCTTAGGGGCGCTAACGTCTTCTATCAGTTATTATGTCCTAAAGTATATGTTTAAATTATAA
- a CDS encoding tripartite tricarboxylate transporter substrate binding protein, translated as MYIKKLWVLITILIILIIIGITSYKNQQVVQDNQLEMAQNDEKSFPSKSIQIVVPYAPGGGTDSVARAFARTANNYFTEPIVVVNKLGQGGARGLAEGLFAKPDGYTVTLVTTEINTLAAFGIIDFDYSDIEPLMLLNSETGVVVVSKDFPFDTIDELVNYVETTNKEFTIGSAGKGSIWNVAAGKVEEKTKIRFEDQYYDGTSIAVMDVLGGKLDIVIAGISEVIDHIENNQIKVLTVLSEERIAELPEVKTFKESGYDFSMNTWRGLALPKGVEPEIRDVLLEGFTKAVQDDDFIELLAKLNLQYDYREKETFELFIEEDYLFYKNFIESVENNNR; from the coding sequence ATGTACATTAAAAAACTATGGGTACTAATAACAATATTAATTATTCTAATAATTATAGGTATAACAAGCTATAAGAATCAACAGGTTGTCCAAGATAATCAGCTTGAAATGGCTCAAAATGACGAAAAAAGCTTTCCTTCAAAATCCATACAAATTGTTGTGCCATATGCCCCAGGCGGTGGAACGGACAGTGTTGCAAGAGCTTTTGCTCGAACGGCAAATAATTATTTTACTGAACCTATTGTAGTGGTCAATAAGCTTGGACAGGGTGGCGCAAGAGGCTTAGCAGAAGGACTTTTTGCAAAACCTGATGGCTATACAGTAACGCTTGTCACAACAGAGATTAATACTTTAGCAGCTTTCGGAATCATTGATTTTGACTACTCAGATATAGAACCATTGATGTTACTAAATAGTGAAACAGGTGTCGTTGTCGTTTCAAAAGATTTCCCTTTTGACACCATTGATGAGTTGGTGAACTATGTAGAGACAACAAATAAAGAATTTACAATTGGAAGTGCAGGTAAAGGTAGTATTTGGAATGTAGCAGCAGGAAAAGTTGAAGAAAAAACTAAGATTAGATTTGAAGATCAATACTATGACGGTACTTCAATTGCAGTTATGGATGTTTTAGGTGGAAAGCTAGACATAGTTATTGCAGGCATTTCTGAAGTCATAGACCACATTGAGAATAATCAAATTAAAGTGTTAACGGTACTCTCAGAAGAGCGTATAGCAGAACTGCCTGAGGTGAAAACTTTTAAAGAAAGTGGTTATGATTTTAGTATGAATACATGGAGAGGGTTAGCGCTACCAAAAGGCGTTGAGCCAGAAATAAGAGATGTTTTACTTGAAGGGTTTACAAAAGCTGTTCAAGATGATGATTTTATAGAACTGCTGGCAAAACTGAACCTTCAATATGATTATAGAGAAAAAGAAACCTTTGAATTATTTATAGAAGAGGATTATCTGTTTTACAAAAACTTTATAGAAAGTGTTGAGAACAATAATCGATGA
- a CDS encoding argininosuccinate synthase has translation MSNKVVLAYSGGLDTTVIIPWLKENYDCEVIAVCVDVGQGKEIDGLEERALSTGASKLYIENITDAFVDEYVIPCVKANAVYEGKYLLGTSMARPGIAKALVDIALKEGATAICHGATGKGNDQVRFELTIKALAPHLDIIAPWRIWDIKSREDAIAYLEERNIPVPMKKKESYSRDRNLWHLSHEGLELEDPGVEPVYDNLLQMSVTPEKAPDVATYIELEFEQGNPIKLNGVAMKASDIIASLNEVGGANGIGIIDICENRVVGMKSRGVYETPGGAILYYAHNELEYLCLDKQTLAYKSQLAIKFAELVYSGEWFTPLREALSAFVDDTQKTVTGNVKLKLYKGNIIPAGATSPYSLYDEDIASFTTGDLYDHKDAEGFINLFGLPLKVRAMMKERSGLK, from the coding sequence ATGAGCAATAAAGTTGTACTAGCATATTCAGGTGGTCTTGACACCACCGTCATTATACCTTGGTTGAAAGAAAACTATGACTGTGAGGTTATTGCAGTTTGCGTTGATGTAGGACAAGGAAAAGAAATAGATGGACTTGAAGAAAGAGCTCTATCTACAGGCGCCAGCAAATTGTATATAGAAAACATTACTGATGCATTTGTCGATGAGTATGTCATTCCTTGTGTTAAAGCAAATGCTGTATATGAAGGCAAGTACCTTTTAGGAACCTCAATGGCACGTCCCGGCATCGCCAAAGCTTTAGTTGATATTGCACTAAAAGAAGGCGCTACAGCTATTTGCCATGGCGCTACCGGAAAAGGTAATGACCAAGTTCGTTTTGAGCTGACTATAAAAGCCCTTGCACCTCATTTAGATATTATAGCACCTTGGCGTATATGGGACATCAAGTCTCGTGAAGATGCTATTGCTTATCTTGAAGAAAGAAATATTCCAGTACCAATGAAAAAGAAAGAAAGCTATAGTCGTGATCGTAATCTATGGCACTTAAGTCATGAAGGTCTTGAACTGGAAGATCCAGGGGTTGAGCCAGTCTATGATAACCTGCTTCAGATGTCTGTTACCCCTGAAAAAGCACCTGACGTTGCTACTTATATTGAATTGGAATTTGAACAAGGTAATCCAATTAAGTTAAATGGTGTTGCTATGAAAGCTTCTGATATCATTGCTTCTCTTAATGAGGTTGGTGGGGCTAATGGTATCGGTATTATTGATATTTGTGAGAATCGTGTGGTAGGTATGAAATCTCGTGGTGTTTATGAAACACCTGGTGGTGCCATACTCTACTATGCACACAATGAACTAGAGTACCTATGTCTAGATAAACAAACCCTTGCCTACAAAAGTCAACTGGCCATCAAATTTGCTGAGTTGGTCTACTCCGGAGAATGGTTCACACCTCTTCGCGAAGCACTTAGTGCCTTCGTAGATGATACGCAAAAAACAGTTACCGGTAATGTAAAGTTAAAACTCTATAAAGGTAATATTATACCTGCCGGAGCGACTTCACCATACTCCTTGTATGACGAGGATATTGCCAGCTTTACAACCGGCGACTTATACGATCACAAAGATGCAGAAGGATTCATTAATCTTTTTGGTCTACCACTTAAGGTAAGAGCTATGATGAAAGAACGTTCCGGTTTAAAATAG